From a single Fulvivirga ulvae genomic region:
- a CDS encoding phage holin family protein, producing the protein MSFFKLDSLFDHLTAFIESKVDIYKIELREEASKALSRLMVGLLLFSLGWFFIMFLSLAAGYYFSTLLGSFFYGFLIISGIYLLLFTLVFLLKKQLGLKEFFDKQIENWLNSDK; encoded by the coding sequence ATGAGCTTCTTTAAACTGGATAGTTTGTTTGATCATTTAACCGCTTTTATCGAATCTAAAGTGGACATTTACAAGATAGAGCTGCGCGAAGAGGCTTCCAAAGCACTATCCAGGCTGATGGTAGGATTACTTTTATTTAGCCTTGGCTGGTTTTTTATCATGTTTCTCAGCCTGGCAGCCGGATACTATTTCAGCACACTTCTGGGAAGCTTTTTTTATGGTTTTCTGATCATTTCCGGAATTTATTTGTTACTCTTTACGCTGGTGTTTCTGCTTAAGAAACAACTGGGACTGAAAGAATTTTTTGACAAACAAATAGAAAATTGGCTAAATTCCGACAAATAA
- a CDS encoding porin — protein MNKLKYVLLTLIFFPLLSGAQDTTSNSFGKGIQIVAKDSSFSMKFSTRFQTLYDGGLNLETDKWNDQLMIRRARLKFDGFAYDPRLEYKIELAVSNRDNGKVASESNLAANIVLDAVLKYQFAPGWEVWFGQTKLPGNRERVISSQKLQFVDRSQVNSKYNIDRGQGIQIHHEHTMGKAVLREIGSIAMGEGRNLTIDNIGGYEYTGRIEYLPFGKFTGNGDYFGSDLKREKTPKLSIGVTYDQNNNAPRERGFAGDFLSEHHDLKTYFVDAMFKYQGFSSMFEYADKRTDGSPVTSEGAFYTGTGLNLQMGYLFDNNFEIAGRYTDITPEKVTGYEAITELTLGVSKYFAGHSLKIQSDLTHVNNEFSDDELRYRFQVELAF, from the coding sequence ATGAACAAGTTAAAATATGTTCTGCTAACATTAATTTTTTTTCCTTTATTATCCGGAGCCCAGGACACAACCTCCAACAGCTTTGGCAAGGGTATTCAAATTGTTGCTAAAGATTCATCATTTAGTATGAAGTTTAGCACGAGATTTCAGACGCTATACGATGGCGGTCTGAATCTTGAAACAGATAAATGGAATGACCAGCTTATGATCAGAAGGGCCAGACTTAAGTTTGATGGGTTCGCCTACGACCCTCGGCTGGAATATAAAATTGAACTGGCGGTAAGCAACCGAGATAACGGGAAAGTAGCTTCAGAGTCCAACCTTGCCGCCAATATCGTACTTGATGCCGTGCTGAAGTATCAGTTCGCTCCGGGCTGGGAAGTCTGGTTTGGACAAACCAAATTACCCGGCAACAGAGAGCGGGTAATATCTTCACAAAAGCTGCAATTTGTAGACCGAAGCCAGGTAAACTCAAAATATAATATTGACAGGGGACAGGGTATTCAGATACACCATGAGCATACCATGGGGAAAGCAGTTCTTAGAGAAATTGGATCCATAGCCATGGGGGAAGGCAGAAACCTTACTATTGATAATATAGGCGGCTACGAATATACAGGAAGAATAGAATATCTACCATTTGGTAAATTTACAGGCAATGGTGATTATTTTGGCTCTGATCTCAAAAGAGAAAAAACGCCCAAATTATCCATTGGAGTAACCTATGATCAGAATAATAATGCGCCAAGAGAGCGTGGCTTTGCCGGTGACTTCCTGAGTGAGCACCACGACTTAAAAACATACTTTGTAGATGCCATGTTTAAATACCAGGGATTCTCAAGTATGTTTGAATATGCAGACAAAAGGACCGATGGCTCTCCGGTAACCTCAGAAGGTGCATTCTATACCGGCACAGGCCTGAACTTGCAAATGGGATACCTGTTTGATAACAACTTTGAAATAGCCGGACGATATACGGATATTACTCCGGAAAAGGTTACTGGTTATGAAGCCATCACCGAACTGACATTAGGTGTTTCAAAATATTTTGCAGGTCACAGTTTAAAAATCCAAAGCGACCTGACCCATGTAAATAACGAATTCAGCGATGATGAGCTACGATACCGCTTTCAGGTAGAACTAGCCTTCTAA
- a CDS encoding Na/Pi symporter: protein MIRIAIIIASVFLFLFSIDLMSDSFRHLGKEAIDSILKAASNPFIGLFIGLLITALIQSSSTSTTLIVAAVASGSISLADAVPMIMGANIGTTITSTIIALSYIGNREQFRRALSAGVVHDFFNILVVLILFPLELKYEFLSSIADTISSTLIGVDTTNAINHSPFKLIDFTPITSFYTSIIDIALINLVFSFILLFASIKVLSKIISKLLIGESEEKLQKYIFTNTGMSFFWGTFLTSIIQSSSISTSLVIPFVATDKISLRKITPFIIGANVGTTITAFIAVFFKSYELVSIAIVHLTFNLIGVLIFLPFPWFREIPIRMAEKFSELASNYRFTVIIYILLIFFIIPFCLIYFNKGFESL from the coding sequence TTGATAAGGATCGCGATAATTATCGCATCAGTATTTCTTTTTTTATTCTCCATAGACCTGATGAGCGATTCATTCAGGCACCTCGGGAAGGAAGCCATTGACTCCATACTCAAAGCAGCATCTAATCCGTTCATCGGTCTATTTATAGGGCTGTTAATTACAGCACTAATACAAAGTAGTTCTACCAGCACAACCCTGATTGTTGCAGCAGTCGCGTCAGGATCTATAAGTCTGGCTGATGCCGTACCTATGATCATGGGGGCAAATATTGGCACCACAATTACCAGTACAATCATTGCGCTTAGCTATATTGGCAACAGGGAGCAATTCAGGCGAGCACTTTCCGCAGGAGTTGTACATGATTTTTTCAATATTCTGGTAGTACTGATTCTTTTTCCCCTTGAGCTGAAATACGAATTTCTATCCTCAATTGCCGATACCATTTCCTCTACACTAATTGGAGTTGACACAACAAATGCTATCAATCATTCTCCTTTTAAATTGATTGATTTCACTCCCATAACGAGCTTTTACACCTCTATAATTGATATTGCCTTAATTAACCTTGTGTTCTCCTTCATTTTACTATTTGCCTCTATAAAAGTCCTCTCAAAGATTATATCAAAGCTGCTTATTGGAGAGTCTGAAGAAAAACTTCAAAAATATATATTTACAAATACCGGCATGTCCTTTTTCTGGGGTACATTCCTTACTTCAATTATCCAATCAAGCTCGATAAGTACATCGCTGGTTATCCCTTTTGTAGCAACGGATAAGATTTCCCTGAGAAAAATAACTCCATTCATAATAGGAGCTAATGTAGGAACAACCATAACCGCTTTTATAGCTGTATTTTTTAAATCTTACGAGTTGGTAAGTATAGCCATAGTACACCTGACCTTTAACCTCATAGGTGTATTGATCTTTCTGCCATTCCCTTGGTTTAGAGAAATACCTATCAGAATGGCGGAAAAGTTTAGTGAGCTTGCTTCCAACTACAGGTTCACGGTAATCATTTACATACTGTTGATATTTTTCATTATTCCTTTCTGCCTTATCTATTTCAACAAAGGATTTGAGAGCTTATGA
- the phoU gene encoding phosphate signaling complex protein PhoU — protein sequence MSHLDPEIDSLKNTLLEMLELVTSQLVKCKEATFNADADLAKEVISMEKRVNSLELAIDKRCENILALYNPVATDLRFVLAAFKISNDLERIGDNAEGIANFLFDVMEKAEDDMIEKFKLNMMYDVAISMLHDMEEAMENEDTKLARKIFKKDDQLNENNKNASKIAADLIQKYPNKIKLILKLFSIVRKLERVGDLTKNVGEELIFHIEAKVLKHKKDQKKKKK from the coding sequence ATGTCACACTTAGATCCGGAAATAGACTCATTAAAAAATACGCTCCTGGAAATGCTGGAGCTTGTAACATCACAATTGGTTAAATGCAAGGAAGCCACTTTCAATGCTGACGCTGATTTGGCCAAAGAGGTTATCTCTATGGAAAAAAGAGTAAACTCACTTGAACTGGCTATAGATAAACGGTGTGAGAATATTTTGGCCCTCTATAACCCTGTGGCAACTGATCTTCGCTTTGTGCTGGCCGCCTTTAAAATCAGCAATGATCTTGAACGTATAGGCGATAATGCGGAAGGCATAGCTAATTTCCTGTTTGATGTAATGGAAAAAGCCGAAGATGACATGATTGAGAAGTTTAAACTCAACATGATGTATGATGTGGCTATTTCCATGCTACACGACATGGAGGAGGCCATGGAAAATGAAGACACCAAACTGGCCAGAAAAATATTTAAAAAAGATGATCAGCTAAACGAAAACAATAAGAATGCATCAAAGATCGCTGCTGACCTGATACAGAAATACCCTAATAAGATAAAACTTATCCTTAAGTTATTCTCTATTGTCAGAAAACTTGAACGAGTCGGGGATTTGACAAAAAATGTAGGAGAAGAGTTGATTTTCCATATAGAGGCTAAGGTATTGAAGCACAAGAAAGATCAAAAAAAGAAAAAAAAATGA
- the pstB gene encoding phosphate ABC transporter ATP-binding protein PstB translates to MKHIEANNVNAYYGENHVLKDISLTMKANTVTAFIGPSGCGKSTFLRCLNRMNDYIESFRKEGDIFIEGKDIYDKKVRVEELRQKVGMVFQKPNPFPKTIFENVAYGLKIQGIKNKDILEEAVEKSLKQAALWNEVKDSLHKSALSLSGGQQQRVCIARALAVEPSTLLMDEPASALDPISTAKIEDLIAELKENYTIVIVTHNMQQAARVSDKTAFFYMGDLIEYDKTKELFTNPKHERTENYITGRFG, encoded by the coding sequence ATGAAACACATTGAAGCAAATAATGTCAACGCATACTATGGAGAGAACCATGTGTTGAAAGATATTTCATTAACCATGAAAGCAAATACCGTCACAGCTTTCATTGGCCCTTCCGGTTGTGGAAAGTCTACCTTCCTCCGGTGTCTTAACCGCATGAATGATTATATCGAAAGTTTCCGAAAAGAAGGCGATATTTTTATCGAAGGTAAAGATATATATGACAAAAAAGTCAGAGTAGAGGAACTAAGGCAAAAAGTGGGCATGGTATTTCAAAAGCCCAATCCATTCCCAAAAACTATCTTTGAAAATGTAGCTTATGGACTAAAAATACAAGGCATTAAAAATAAAGATATATTGGAAGAAGCTGTTGAAAAATCACTTAAGCAGGCCGCACTTTGGAATGAAGTAAAAGATTCTCTGCACAAGTCAGCCCTTTCTTTATCCGGTGGCCAGCAACAGCGGGTATGCATTGCGAGAGCTTTGGCAGTAGAACCATCTACACTTCTTATGGACGAACCTGCCTCTGCACTGGATCCTATTTCAACAGCTAAGATCGAAGATCTAATCGCAGAACTAAAAGAGAACTATACAATAGTTATTGTAACTCATAACATGCAGCAGGCAGCCAGGGTTAGTGATAAAACAGCTTTCTTTTACATGGGAGATCTGATCGAATACGATAAAACAAAAGAGTTATTTACAAATCCTAAGCACGAGAGAACGGAAAATTATATTACAGGAAGATTTGGGTAA
- the pstA gene encoding phosphate ABC transporter permease PstA, whose translation MTKLNQNRIIDSAFKYFGIFCTFFGLIVLAIFIFNILAEGLQRIDWDFLTNLPSRRPAKAGILTAWTGTAWILGLTAIISIPLGVAAGVYLEEYGKKNRLASIIEINIANLAGVPSIIYGLLGLEIFVRTLNFGGSLLAGAFTLALLILPIIIVATREALKAVPKSLREASFGMGATKWQTIWYQTLPAASGGILTGIILALSRAVGETAPLIVIGALAYVPFVATNPMDEFTVLPMQIFNWVSRPQHGFVINAAAAIIILLLITFIMNGIAIYLRNKWQKKVNW comes from the coding sequence ATGACTAAGCTTAATCAAAACAGAATCATAGACTCTGCTTTTAAATACTTCGGTATTTTCTGCACTTTCTTTGGGTTGATAGTTCTGGCCATATTTATTTTTAATATTCTGGCAGAAGGCCTTCAGCGCATAGACTGGGATTTCCTAACAAACCTGCCATCAAGAAGGCCTGCCAAAGCAGGTATATTGACTGCATGGACCGGTACGGCGTGGATATTGGGTTTAACAGCAATTATTTCCATCCCGCTGGGAGTAGCTGCTGGTGTATATCTGGAAGAGTATGGCAAAAAGAACAGACTGGCCTCCATCATTGAGATCAACATTGCCAACCTGGCAGGTGTTCCTTCCATTATTTATGGACTGCTGGGACTGGAGATATTTGTCAGAACCTTGAATTTTGGAGGCAGTCTGCTAGCAGGTGCTTTTACTCTCGCGCTGCTCATATTGCCGATTATAATAGTAGCCACCAGAGAAGCGCTTAAAGCTGTCCCTAAATCGTTGAGGGAAGCTTCTTTTGGAATGGGCGCCACGAAATGGCAAACCATCTGGTATCAAACACTTCCTGCAGCCTCAGGGGGCATTTTAACGGGTATCATACTTGCTCTATCTCGTGCAGTAGGAGAAACAGCACCTCTGATCGTTATTGGTGCATTGGCGTATGTTCCGTTTGTAGCTACTAATCCAATGGATGAATTTACCGTGCTGCCAATGCAGATATTTAACTGGGTATCAAGACCGCAGCATGGATTCGTTATTAATGCAGCAGCTGCAATAATCATATTGTTACTTATTACCTTTATTATGAATGGAATAGCCATCTATTTGCGAAATAAATGGCAGAAAAAAGTAAACTGGTAA
- the pstC gene encoding phosphate ABC transporter permease subunit PstC — translation MKNTGEKIIEGALAFSGLITILTTLGIIWVLVSESFSFFQVVSVTDFLTDTEWTPLFTQKHYGILPLLTGTFLTTAIAILTAMPIGIAIAVYLSEYAPKNFRKSIKPALEVLAAVPTVVYGFFALTVVTPFLQNIVPDLGSFNALSAGLVMGIMIIPMISSLSEDALHALPKSLREASYGMGATRFQTAFKVAVPAASSGIIVSIILAIARAIGETMIVAIAAGQQPILTLDPRDAVETITAYIVQVSLGDVPHGSLAYKTIFAAGITLFIFTFVLNNISFWIKKKYQEKYD, via the coding sequence TTGAAAAATACCGGAGAAAAAATTATTGAGGGCGCTTTGGCATTTAGTGGTCTCATTACAATTCTCACCACCTTAGGAATAATCTGGGTATTGGTATCAGAGTCGTTCAGCTTTTTCCAGGTGGTGTCGGTTACCGACTTTCTCACTGATACGGAATGGACTCCCCTGTTTACCCAAAAGCATTACGGAATATTGCCTTTGCTTACCGGAACATTCCTCACTACAGCTATCGCTATACTGACGGCCATGCCCATAGGGATTGCCATAGCCGTGTATTTGAGTGAGTATGCACCTAAAAATTTTCGAAAAAGCATTAAACCTGCCCTTGAGGTGTTGGCAGCAGTGCCTACCGTTGTATACGGCTTTTTCGCTTTAACCGTGGTAACTCCATTTTTGCAGAATATTGTCCCTGATCTGGGCAGTTTCAATGCATTGTCAGCCGGACTTGTGATGGGCATTATGATAATACCAATGATCTCATCTTTAAGTGAAGATGCTCTGCACGCATTGCCTAAATCGTTACGTGAAGCCTCATATGGAATGGGAGCCACACGTTTCCAGACAGCTTTTAAAGTTGCGGTACCTGCTGCTTCATCGGGCATCATTGTATCAATTATACTTGCAATAGCAAGAGCTATTGGTGAAACTATGATCGTAGCCATTGCTGCAGGTCAGCAGCCTATACTGACACTAGACCCCAGGGATGCTGTTGAGACCATTACCGCCTATATTGTTCAGGTAAGCCTTGGAGATGTACCGCACGGATCACTGGCTTACAAAACAATATTTGCCGCAGGTATTACATTGTTTATTTTCACGTTTGTCCTCAACAACATCAGTTTTTGGATAAAGAAAAAATACCAGGAAAAGTATGACTAA
- a CDS encoding PstS family phosphate ABC transporter substrate-binding protein, protein MKFKANLILILFAGSFLFSSCGQKQSNSESENQIDGEVKIDGSSTVYPITEAIAEEFRAEQPNVQVTVGVSGTGGGFKKFCRGEIDINDASRPIKDKEKDACTGENIDFVELTVAYDGLAVVLNPENDWVDHFTVEELKKIWEPSAQGEVTKWSQIRAEWPDEEFSLYGPGVASGTYDYFTEAIVGESGSSRGDYTASEDDNVLVQGISGDKNAIGFFGLAYFEENRDKLKLVPVKDGSEPVLPSLETVKSGEYSPLSRPIFIYVNKGAANRPAVKAFVDFYLESAPELVQDVGYIPLPADEYKKEKSEFENFVQTAKQ, encoded by the coding sequence ATGAAATTCAAGGCAAATTTAATCCTTATTCTATTTGCAGGAAGCTTCTTATTTTCTTCTTGTGGTCAAAAACAATCCAATTCAGAATCTGAAAATCAAATCGACGGAGAAGTAAAAATTGATGGTTCAAGTACTGTTTACCCTATCACTGAAGCTATTGCAGAAGAATTCAGGGCCGAGCAACCCAATGTGCAGGTAACTGTTGGGGTTTCAGGAACCGGAGGGGGCTTTAAAAAGTTTTGCCGTGGAGAAATTGACATTAATGATGCTTCAAGGCCAATAAAGGATAAAGAAAAGGATGCTTGTACCGGTGAAAATATAGATTTTGTAGAATTAACCGTGGCTTATGATGGATTGGCAGTGGTTCTTAATCCCGAAAATGATTGGGTTGACCATTTCACTGTTGAAGAGCTTAAAAAAATATGGGAGCCTTCTGCCCAGGGCGAAGTAACAAAATGGAGCCAAATCCGAGCCGAGTGGCCTGATGAAGAATTTAGCCTTTATGGTCCCGGGGTTGCTTCAGGAACTTATGACTATTTTACTGAAGCTATCGTGGGGGAAAGTGGTTCAAGTCGTGGCGACTATACAGCCAGTGAAGATGACAACGTGCTGGTTCAGGGAATTTCAGGAGATAAAAATGCCATTGGGTTCTTTGGACTTGCGTATTTTGAAGAAAACCGGGATAAACTGAAGCTTGTACCTGTGAAAGATGGAAGTGAACCTGTTTTACCGTCTTTGGAAACTGTAAAAAGCGGAGAATATTCACCACTTTCCAGACCTATCTTTATTTATGTAAACAAGGGGGCAGCCAACAGGCCTGCAGTAAAGGCTTTTGTTGACTTTTACCTTGAGTCTGCCCCGGAGCTTGTTCAGGATGTAGGATATATTCCTCTTCCAGCTGATGAGTATAAAAAAGAAAAATCTGAGTTTGAAAACTTCGTTCAGACAGCAAAGCAATAA
- a CDS encoding Na/Pi cotransporter family protein → MKFDFFDVLTLVGSLGFFIYGMKVMSEGIQKVAGGKMRQILKAMTSNRFMGVLTGFLLTSLVQSSSATTVMVVSFVNAGLLSLVESIGVIMGANIGTTITAWIISIVGFKVKIAAVALPIIAFGFPLLFSSKNRWKSWGEVIIGFALLFMGLEALKGAVPDLKSNPQVLEFLSRYTDAGILSTLLFIAIGTVLTVVVQSSSASMALTLVMANQGWISFDLAAAMVLGENIGTTITANIAALVGNIHAKRAARAHFIFNIFGVVWMLLAFPLFLNGIDAYMTKYHNVSPFDTPEAVPVSLSIFHTTFNIINVLLLIWFVKHISNFVVKFVTSRGEDEEFRLEYISTPIMSTPEISLEEAGKEIAKFAELTSRMSGFVQALIVKKKVKARVKLMKRIKKYEEITDRVELEIADYLSKVSTSNLSSESSLRLRGMLSIINDLERIGDLFFQMSLAIERKNESDAWFSDRQVKNLQEMFELIDEAFTVMMDNLNMDYDQVSLNEAVEQEAAINKKRDRLRKKHLKNIEKGDYDIMSGIVYSDLYNLLERVGDHIINVSEAVTGELAKDEEDMVNA, encoded by the coding sequence ATGAAATTTGACTTCTTCGATGTTCTCACGCTCGTAGGATCGTTGGGATTTTTCATTTATGGTATGAAGGTAATGAGTGAGGGCATCCAAAAAGTGGCTGGCGGGAAAATGCGGCAGATACTTAAGGCTATGACCTCAAATCGCTTCATGGGTGTGTTGACAGGCTTCCTGCTAACCTCTCTGGTCCAATCTTCTTCCGCTACAACTGTGATGGTAGTAAGTTTTGTAAATGCCGGACTACTTTCACTGGTAGAGTCTATAGGTGTAATCATGGGGGCTAATATTGGTACTACTATCACTGCCTGGATTATTTCAATTGTTGGTTTCAAGGTAAAAATTGCTGCAGTAGCTTTACCTATTATAGCTTTTGGTTTCCCTCTATTGTTTTCTTCCAAAAACAGATGGAAGTCTTGGGGCGAGGTTATTATAGGCTTTGCTCTGCTGTTTATGGGACTAGAGGCATTGAAGGGGGCTGTTCCGGATTTAAAGTCCAACCCACAAGTGCTTGAGTTTTTAAGTCGTTATACTGATGCTGGTATTTTATCTACATTATTGTTTATTGCTATTGGAACAGTATTAACCGTGGTGGTACAGTCCTCAAGTGCGAGCATGGCATTGACACTGGTGATGGCCAATCAGGGATGGATATCTTTTGATCTCGCAGCTGCTATGGTTTTGGGTGAGAATATTGGTACGACTATTACCGCTAATATAGCTGCGCTTGTAGGTAATATTCATGCTAAAAGAGCGGCACGAGCGCATTTCATATTTAATATATTCGGTGTAGTGTGGATGCTCCTTGCTTTTCCGTTATTTCTTAATGGTATCGATGCTTACATGACAAAATATCATAATGTATCTCCTTTTGATACCCCGGAGGCTGTTCCTGTTTCTTTGTCGATTTTTCATACTACATTTAACATTATTAATGTCCTGCTTTTGATCTGGTTTGTTAAGCATATCTCAAATTTTGTTGTGAAGTTTGTTACATCAAGAGGTGAAGATGAAGAGTTTAGACTGGAGTACATTAGCACTCCTATTATGTCCACTCCTGAAATATCTCTGGAAGAGGCGGGAAAGGAGATTGCAAAATTTGCCGAGCTCACATCAAGGATGTCGGGGTTTGTACAGGCGTTGATTGTGAAGAAGAAGGTAAAAGCCCGGGTTAAATTGATGAAACGTATTAAAAAGTATGAAGAAATTACTGATAGAGTAGAGTTGGAGATAGCTGACTATTTGTCCAAAGTATCGACCTCAAACTTAAGTAGTGAATCTTCGTTGAGGTTACGAGGGATGCTATCTATCATCAATGATCTGGAAAGGATTGGGGATTTGTTCTTCCAGATGTCGTTGGCCATTGAAAGAAAAAATGAAAGTGATGCTTGGTTCTCTGACCGCCAGGTGAAGAACCTACAAGAGATGTTTGAGCTTATCGATGAAGCTTTCACGGTGATGATGGATAATTTAAACATGGATTATGATCAAGTGAGTTTAAATGAGGCCGTTGAGCAAGAAGCTGCTATTAATAAAAAACGGGACAGACTCAGAAAGAAACATCTCAAAAACATTGAAAAGGGTGATTATGACATTATGAGTGGTATTGTATACTCCGACCTCTATAACCTTTTAGAGCGTGTTGGAGATCATATTATTAATGTGTCTGAGGCTGTTACGGGTGAGCTGGCTAAGGATGAAGAGGATATGGTGAACGCTTAA
- a CDS encoding M20 metallopeptidase family protein gives MSLKQQIKELAARNAGEIVNIRRHIHANPELSYQEYNTAKYVAEQLKAIGITPREGVAETGLTAVIEGRNPESKVLALRADMDALPILEANNVEYKSKNEGVMHACGHDAHTSSLLGSAKILHELKDQFEGSVKLIFQPGEEKNPGGASLMIKDGALKDPAPGCIFGQHVMPLIPVGKVGFREGMYMASCDEIYLTVKGKGGHGAVPELTVDPVLIASHIIVALQQIISRNASPKTPTVLSFGKVIANGATNIIPDEVNIAGTFRAMDEEWRADAHKKITTMAENIATAMGGSCYVEISKGYPFLVNNPEVTRQARASAEEFLGKENVVDLELWMGAEDFAYYTHEVPACFYRLGTRNEARGITSYVHTPTFDIDEDALEIGAGMMAWIALSKLHNM, from the coding sequence ATGTCACTAAAACAACAAATAAAAGAGCTGGCAGCCCGTAATGCCGGTGAGATTGTTAATATCAGGCGTCACATCCATGCCAATCCTGAACTATCTTATCAGGAATACAATACAGCTAAATATGTGGCGGAACAGTTAAAAGCCATAGGTATTACGCCCAGGGAAGGCGTTGCTGAAACAGGCCTTACCGCTGTTATTGAAGGTCGAAACCCCGAATCAAAAGTACTGGCGCTCAGAGCTGACATGGATGCTCTGCCTATACTGGAGGCTAACAATGTAGAGTACAAATCGAAAAATGAAGGTGTAATGCATGCCTGTGGGCATGATGCTCACACATCTTCATTACTTGGATCAGCAAAAATACTCCATGAACTCAAAGATCAGTTTGAAGGTTCCGTAAAGCTTATTTTCCAACCTGGTGAAGAAAAAAACCCGGGAGGTGCTTCTTTGATGATTAAAGACGGAGCACTGAAAGATCCTGCACCGGGTTGTATTTTTGGCCAGCATGTAATGCCACTGATCCCTGTTGGAAAGGTAGGCTTTCGCGAAGGCATGTATATGGCAAGCTGCGATGAGATCTACCTGACCGTAAAGGGTAAAGGAGGACATGGTGCTGTTCCTGAATTGACTGTTGATCCTGTACTTATTGCCTCTCATATTATAGTTGCGCTTCAGCAGATCATAAGCAGGAATGCAAGTCCCAAAACACCTACTGTGCTGTCATTCGGAAAAGTAATCGCCAACGGAGCGACAAACATTATTCCCGATGAGGTAAATATCGCAGGTACCTTCAGAGCTATGGATGAAGAATGGCGGGCTGATGCTCATAAGAAGATCACCACTATGGCTGAAAACATTGCAACGGCCATGGGAGGTAGTTGTTATGTTGAGATATCAAAAGGCTATCCCTTCCTGGTTAACAATCCGGAAGTTACCAGGCAGGCACGAGCTTCTGCAGAAGAATTTCTCGGAAAAGAAAACGTTGTTGACCTTGAACTTTGGATGGGAGCTGAAGACTTTGCTTATTATACACATGAGGTGCCTGCATGTTTTTACAGGCTGGGAACCAGAAATGAGGCCAGAGGCATTACCTCATATGTCCACACTCCTACTTTTGATATCGATGAAGATGCTTTGGAAATTGGGGCAGGCATGATGGCATGGATTGCCTTGAGCAAGCTACATAATATGTAA